The DNA sequence ATTCGAAATGCACAAGAAGAAGGACAAATGGCTGCTATGCGGGAATGGCTAACTAAACGCTGATACACAGAAAGACACTCCGCTAACAACCTCGCTTTAGAGGATCTTCCAGTGGGCACTTTCTCTGCATAGCACAATGCACCTGTCTGGAAGGAAACTGGGGAAGTCTTCAATATGCCAATTAATCTTGTGGTTCAGCTACGCATACAAAGAACATCGGGTTTCTCAGTCCCTATCGGAGCTAAGAGTGCTAGAGACTTTACTAATCCAAATAAGAGACTCAGGGAGGAAGCTACGAAGGTACACCAACTGAAGTACACCTGCGGCGAAGAACTTGATCTTTTGCTACATGGATTACTCAATGGGTAAAATTAGACCAAACTTCAACCTTCATACTTTGAACTAAATCTTATCACTTAGAACGCTCACCGTCTCAAAATGAAACGCTATGAATCATCGAGATTGGAACCATATCGCTCGGCGAATGCTGAGATTGTATCAGTAGGAGAAATTAAACGATCCCTAAACGGGTAATTGAGAGGTATCGTTTTACAAACCAATGCTCGCAAACCTGGTTGCAGTCCCCAGGTCAGCGCATCACAAATATTTTCTTCCGTGGCTGTCATCACATAATCGAAACCAGAGGCTTCAAGTATTTCAGGAATACCTTTTGTCCCAGAAAACGCTGAAGGTTGTCCCCCGGTTGTACGATACCCTCCATTGTCTAAAATAATACATAGCATATTTCGCGGAGAAATGGTTGCTACTGTCGCAGCTGCACCGAGATTCATAAGTAATCCCCCATCACCTTCGACTGCTATAATCTTAGAATTTGATTTGAGGGCTAAGCCGAGCCCAACCGGCAACACCATGCCCATGGAACCATATAGCGGCAGTACCGTACCAGGGTGAAAAATATCGGTTGCGAGAAATGCAGTCGGTCCTAGATGGCATACAATCTGTAGAGATGGGCAGAAGGTATTTAACTTAGTGAACAAGTAACATACGTCGAGTGCTTTACGATCCATTATTATCTCTCCATTATTATCTCTCGATTAGAACAACAGTTGCCCTTAGCCCGAAGCGCGAAGATAATGGAACTGAAGATATGTCACATAAGACATTAAGTGCTTCACTAGATGAGACACTTACAATTTTACAGCCCATAGTTTCAAGAGTTGACTTCACTGCGCGACCTGCGGGAATTTGTGTTGGGTTATATTCGTCTTGTCCTCCACGCAAAGCTACCGCAATTGTAAGAGGAATACCATAAGCTATAACAAGAGAACCTAATGTGTTCAAAGACGACATTAAACCAGATGATTGCATCATTACCAGAGGTCGATACCCCGCTATATACAATCCGGCACCAACGGCGATGGATTCCTCTTCGCGAGAACAAAATAATACATTCTCGAGATTAACTAAACTAACAATGTCATTAAATTCAGAGCATGGAACCAAAGGGAAGTAATCGTAACAACTACTCAGCATAGTGTGGGGCGATGGGATTGAAATAAACATGCAGTTCATCTCCTGTATCCGGCCGGAGCCTCGATAAAAAACGACATACTGGTAAACAGTATTACTACTACACTCAACAAGCAAAGCGATAGATTCAGGCTGAAGTACGACAGCAAAAAACCTGTGGATAAGTTCGCGACACCACTACCAACATCGAATGATGCGCCAATGGCGGCATTCATCTCTGTTTGCCGAATTTCTAAATAATATGCACCAATAAGCATGAAGGAGGTAATAAACATTATCGTCATACCAGAACCCAGAATCACTGAGCCAATCACCACGAAAAAAAGATTCCCTCCCAAAGTGATAACTATTACTCCGATTGCAACAGCTAATGATGCCATTCGATACTGGGCCTGCGTGCTGATTGATTCGGCGTTGACTTTTCCAAAAAGTAAACCTACGAAAAATCCTGAAAAACTAATTATTGAAAGAAATACACCAGCCATTGACTGCTCACTAAGAATTGTTTCAGACCACTTTGTTAGTAGAATACTTAACGCACCCATTGCAGAGCCAAGGCCAAGCATTGGGCCAAGAATTCCCCAGGTAATACGATTGAAGTAAATAGATCGAACATCATGCATCTGATACTCATGACCCTCAGATTTACCAACGCTTAATGGGTGCGATATAAGATTATGAGTAGATGTATAGTTCCTTCCAGCTAGCGTTATTATTGCTGTCGTTCCTATGAATCCACAGAAGAGGCCAACAGGGATAGCCCAAAATGCTCCTACAGTAGACCAAAAAAAGGTAGTGATCAAAGGCGTAATAGCGAATACTAGTTCCTCGGAGACAGAATCAAGGGTATGAAGTGCGCGATTATGTGAGTCGGTAAGAGCAAGACGAGTCCATAATGTTCGCACCAGAGCAGGAGTCGGTGGGGCTATCAATGTGCCCATTAATAAAAATACTACAGCAACGTAAAATGGCTTATCGATGAAACTAAGAAATGCTCCAAACCCCACACAGAGGCAATATCCTACAGACATAGGAATAATCGTTCGCAGTGGCGTAAAGCGCATGACTACTCTACCTTTGTATGGTGCCGTAAGGGTACCAGCCGCCATTAGTAACGCAGATGCAATCCCTGCAAACATATACTCGTGTTTACTACTATACATTGCGATCAACCCGAATGGGACTAAGCCTGCTGCTAAACGACTAATATTTATAGCTAGAAGCAGCGGCCCTGCTTCACGATCAAAAATAATATCCTTGTAATTCATACCGTTACATCACTTCTCAGGGAGATCTGTCCAAAGTTGTAGAGTCCGTGCAACTTCATGTTCGACAAAGTCGGCGTCAATTGTCTCATCTATTTCAAGGTTCTCGATCTCAACGGTGCCGTTCGAAACTCTTGCGGCGACTCTTCCAATAATGTTTTCATTGTTCAGAAGCGGCATAGCAAAGTAGCCAAATTCGCGCTTATTCGCGGGCTTGTAAATTTCGAGTCGATAGTCTTTTCCGAAAAGCGCTAGCTGACGTGGACGATGCCAAATTAACGAATCAAATGGCGAGAGAACCGAAATATGCAGACTTGACCAATCCAATTCATCAACTTTGTCAAGCAACTGTTCATCGATCAACCAGGTGTCTCTGAGTCCCTCAACATTCACCGGAATAAATCTGCTTTCGTGACAATATTCAGCGATCTGTGAGGCTTTCGGGAATCGAAAGTAATCATAAACATCCTTAAGCCTCGCAACCCCAAGTGCACCTAAAGCAAGATCTACCGATTTTTGCAGGCTCTCATCAACACTTAACTTCTCCTCAGTAGGCATATTAGCTTGTTCCGGGGTGCTGTATATCCTTTGCCAGCGTTCATCTCTGCTAACCACAGCCAATTCGCCAAAGCTCAACAACCATTCACACGCGACTTTCACCTCACTACTGCGATTCCAGCCGTTGCCACGAGTTTTACCAAGCATTCCATGTGTAGCCGGCCCATCGATCGAAATCCGCTTCAAAACATCAGCTGCAACTTTCGGGTTATATGGAACACCACTGAGACCATTTTTGCGGATACGATCACGGCGCCAGTGAAAAATCGGCCATAGAGATTGCGGAAGAAGCGAATGTGCATGGCCCCAATTTTCGAACAATCCGGCCGCTGAAGTGTAAAGACTATCTACTTCAGATTTATCGACCCCACGGGAAAGAAGCACAATTTCTTGCGAACGACGCACTGCCTGAATTGAATCTATTTGTACGCAACCCAGTCGCTGTATCACCGATTCCAATGAATTAAGCGACCCTAGCTGAGCCGGGGCTAACCCTTGCGCAAGGACAGCTACCTTTCGCGCAGTCCGCAGATCGATATTCTCCACACGCTTGACTTTTCCACTCTCGATCATAGTGACATGCACTCACGACTTATAGGAATCAGCCGTGCAATCTCGTCTCCCCTTCGAATCTCAACTCTACATTTTGGCGCGATTGCGATACTTATGCCTTTCGACTCAATTCGCTTGAGCGTAGCCGGTGACAACAATCCTACCTCTACTCCCAGATCTGGCAACAGAGGCGAAGGAATAACGAGCAACCCTATCTCATCCCATCCTTCAACAGTCCACCCTTGTCTCCATTCAAGAGTGCCGAGACCATTGGGGAGGAACATTGATTGCGGACCTGCATCAGTTTCAAACTCATATGAATTCAGCCATGAAGTCGGATCAAGAGCTATTGTTGCGTCTCCACGAGTCCAAATCTGTCTCTTGCCAACAGCACGCGCAGAGCGTTCAACATTTTTCCTCCAGCAACCTCAATTTGTTCCAGAGGCGACAAAATCACATCAATTGCGGAATAAATCCGCCACCCAAGAGTCGCTCCTTGAACCCATGGAGGACAGAATTCAGGTTGCCTTTCAGCTCGTAAGTGCTTAAAGTTTTGACGCATAGTGTCTCTGCGTACACGTGCAGATTCTAAATCGATCACGTGTTTCTTTGGGGCTATAGCCCACTGATACATCTCTCTGAATATCATTATATATTCATTTCAGCTCACTCAGCTCACTGTGAAGTTCGCTGAAAACCTAAATAATTAAAATGACCGATAGCGTAGCTGCTTATCGAGATTTTTCCTTGCGATCATTGCTGATGCAGGATCAAATAGCGAGACACTACATGGTCCGAAACCTGATTTGACCGTAGCTGTCTCTATTGCTGAATCTTTGTCAGAGAGCGCG is a window from the Arcanobacterium buesumense genome containing:
- a CDS encoding MFS transporter, which encodes MNYKDIIFDREAGPLLLAINISRLAAGLVPFGLIAMYSSKHEYMFAGIASALLMAAGTLTAPYKGRVVMRFTPLRTIIPMSVGYCLCVGFGAFLSFIDKPFYVAVVFLLMGTLIAPPTPALVRTLWTRLALTDSHNRALHTLDSVSEELVFAITPLITTFFWSTVGAFWAIPVGLFCGFIGTTAIITLAGRNYTSTHNLISHPLSVGKSEGHEYQMHDVRSIYFNRITWGILGPMLGLGSAMGALSILLTKWSETILSEQSMAGVFLSIISFSGFFVGLLFGKVNAESISTQAQYRMASLAVAIGVIVITLGGNLFFVVIGSVILGSGMTIMFITSFMLIGAYYLEIRQTEMNAAIGASFDVGSGVANLSTGFLLSYFSLNLSLCLLSVVVILFTSMSFFIEAPAGYRR
- a CDS encoding DNA glycosylase AlkZ-like family protein, whose amino-acid sequence is MIESGKVKRVENIDLRTARKVAVLAQGLAPAQLGSLNSLESVIQRLGCVQIDSIQAVRRSQEIVLLSRGVDKSEVDSLYTSAAGLFENWGHAHSLLPQSLWPIFHWRRDRIRKNGLSGVPYNPKVAADVLKRISIDGPATHGMLGKTRGNGWNRSSEVKVACEWLLSFGELAVVSRDERWQRIYSTPEQANMPTEEKLSVDESLQKSVDLALGALGVARLKDVYDYFRFPKASQIAEYCHESRFIPVNVEGLRDTWLIDEQLLDKVDELDWSSLHISVLSPFDSLIWHRPRQLALFGKDYRLEIYKPANKREFGYFAMPLLNNENIIGRVAARVSNGTVEIENLEIDETIDADFVEHEVARTLQLWTDLPEK
- a CDS encoding thiamine pyrophosphate-dependent enzyme, whose protein sequence is MDRKALDVCYLFTKLNTFCPSLQIVCHLGPTAFLATDIFHPGTVLPLYGSMGMVLPVGLGLALKSNSKIIAVEGDGGLLMNLGAAATVATISPRNMLCIILDNGGYRTTGGQPSAFSGTKGIPEILEASGFDYVMTATEENICDALTWGLQPGLRALVCKTIPLNYPFRDRLISPTDTISAFAERYGSNLDDS